A genome region from Mercenaria mercenaria strain notata chromosome 11, MADL_Memer_1, whole genome shotgun sequence includes the following:
- the LOC123531569 gene encoding general transcription and DNA repair factor IIH helicase subunit XPB-like translates to MGGSKRDKKDKEERKSKKHRSDLDFESYDVDEDSQDVDNTTDIPDAATRHVSESTTQEDEFGAKDYRKILDLKLDHASRPLWVAPDGHIFLEAFSPVYKHAHDFLIAISEPVCRPSHIHEYKLTAYSLYAAVSVGLETKDIIEYLRRLCKTTLPTGIEEFIKLCTLSYGKVKLVLKHNKYYVESQHAEVVQKMLKDPVIQECRYRPELEEGENTEVIQESVTKPATIQFNKPVTNGSVPGPSTSSNPSAGPSGDDGAKSVETEAVPSDIFDYYDKMDNEDEEGEDLKTVSFEVKQDRIEDIQKRCIELEYPLLAEYDFRNDTHNPDINIDLKPSTVLRPYQEKSLRKMFGNGRARSGVIVLPCGAGKTLVGVTAACTVRKRCLCLATSGVAVEQWRSQFKMWCTADDSMICRFTSDAKDKPIGCSICISTYSMLAHTMKRSWEAEKVMEWMQSQEWGLMVLDEVQTIPAKMFRRVLTIVNAHCKLGLTATLVREDDKIADLNFLIGPKLYEANWMELQNLGFIARVQCAEVWCPMTPEFYREYLTTKQQRKLLLYAMNPNKFQACQYLIRYHERRNDKIIVFSDNVFALKNYAIKLNKPYLYGPTSQGERLQILQNFQHNPKVNTIFVSKVADTSFDLPEANVLIQISAHGGSRRQEAQRLGRILRAKKGAVAEEYNAFFYSLVSQDTMEMQYSLKRQRFLINQGYSYKVITKLAGMEEEELAYTTKEEQAQVLQKVIAASDQDAEEERIVGEGLGGKSVMGRKVGSMSSMSGADDNVYMELSRKSSNKHLHPLFKKFRK, encoded by the exons ATGGGAGGCAGTAAAAGGGATAAAAAAGACAAAG aagAAAGAAAGTCAAAGAAGCACAGATCGGATCTTGATTTTGAAAGTTATGACGTTGATGAAGACAGTCAAGATGTGGACAATACAACAG ATATCCCTGATGCAGCCACAAGACATGTGTCAGAGTCCACAACACAGGAAGATGAGTTTGGTGCAAAAGATTATCGCAAAATTCTAGATCTAAAGCTTGACCATGCTTCCAGACCTCTCTGGGTG GCACCAGATGGTCATATATTCCTAGAGGCATTCTCCCCTGTGTATAAACATGCCCATGATTTTCTTATTGCCATATCTGAG CCTGTGTGTAGACCTAGTCATATACATGAGTACAAATTGACAGCTTACTCGCTGTATGCGGCGGTATCTGTTGGCCTAGAAACCAAGGATATTATTGAGTATCTAAGAAGATTATGTAAGACTACACTTCCCACTGGAATTGAAGAATTTATTAAG TTATGTACATTGAGTTATGGAAAAGTGAAATTGGTGCTAAAACACAATAAATACTATGTGGAAAGTCAGCATGCG GAGGTTGTGCAGAAGATGTTGAAGGATCCAGTGATACAGGAGTGTAGATATCGTCCCGAGTTGGAGGAGGGAGAAAACACAGAAGTGATACAGGAAAGTGTAACCAAACCTGCAACAATACAG TTCAACAAACCAGTCACAAATGGTTCGGTACCCGGCCCAAGTACTAGCAGTAACCCTTCCGCAGGACCGTCTGGTGATGATGGTGCAAAGTCTGTGGAAACTGAAGCAGTTCCGTCAGATATTTTTGATTATTATGACAAGATGGATAACGAAGATGAAGAAGGGGAAGATCTAAAAACTGTCTCGTTCGAAGTGAAACAGGATAGGATAGAAGATATCCAGAAAAG GTGTATAGAGTTGGAGTACCCTCTGCTGGCAGAGTATGACTTCAGAAATGATACCCACAATCCTGACATCAA tataGATTTGAAACCATCAACAGTATTAAGACCATATCAGGAGAAGAGCTTACGAAAGATGTTCGGTAATGGACGTGCTCGGTCCGGAGTGATTGTGCTACCATGTGGTGCGGGGAAGACTCTTGTCGGAGTGACAGCAGCGTGTACTGTCAGGAAACGGTGCTTGTGTCTTGCTACATCAGGTGTGGCTGTAGAGCAGTGGAGATCTCAG TTTAAGATGTGGTGTACAGCAGATGACAGTATGATCTGTAGGTTCACTTCTGATGCTAAAGATAAACCTATAG GTTGTTCCATTTGTATCAGTACTTATTCCATGTTGGCCCATACGATGAAGAGGTCATGGGAGGCTGAGAAAGTCATGGAGTGGATGCAGAGTCAGGAGTGGGGGCTCATGGTGCTGGATG AGGTGCAGACTATACCTGCCAAGATGTTCCGGCGGGTTTTAACGATTGTAAATGCACATTGTAAGCTGGGTCTTACTGCAACACTGGTACGAGAGGATGATAAAATAGCTGATCTTAACTTCCTGATAGGACCAAAACTGTATGAGGCAAATTGGATGGAACTGCAGAATCTCGGTTTTATAGCTCGAGTGCAGTGTGCAGAG GTATGGTGCCCTATGACACCTGAATTCTACAGGGAGTATTTGACCACTAAACAGCAGAGAAAATTG TTGTTATATGCGATGAACCCAAACAAGTTCCAGGCATGTCAATATTTGATCAGATACCATGAGAGAAGGAACGATAAAATCATTGTGTTTTCGGATAATGTATTTGCCCTGAAGAACTACGCAATCAAACTGAACAa ACCTTATTTGTATGGACCGACATCACAGGGAGAAAGATTACAAATTCTGCAGAACTTTCAACACAACCCTAAAGTCAACACTATATTTGTCTCAAAG GTTGCAGATACATCTTTTGATCTCCCAGAGGCAAATGTATTGATACAGATTTCAGCCCATGGTGGTTCTCGCAGACAGGAAGCCCAAAGACTTGGTAGAATTCTCAGGGCAAAGAAAG GAGCTGTAGCTGAagaatataatgcatttttctaCTCACTCGTGTCACAAGATACAATGGAGATGCAGTACTCCCTCAAGCGGCAGAGGTTTCTCATCAACCAGGGATACAGCTATAAAGTTATCACAAAGCTTGCTGGAATGGAAGAG GAGGAACTAGCATATACTACCAAAGAGGAACAGGCACAGGTGTTACAGAAGGTGATAGCTGCATCAGACCAGGATGCCGAGGAGGAGAGAATTGTGGGAGAAGGTTTAGGCGGGAAATCTGTT ATGGGGAGAAAAGTTGGCAGTATGAGCTCAATGTCTGGAGCAGATGACAATGTGTACATGGAGCTGTCAAGAAAATCATCCAATAAACATTTACATCCCTTGTTCAAAAAGTTCAGAAAGTGA